TAGCAAATTGGGAAACCCTGGGGAAGGTTGTGCCTGTCTCCAATTGCTCTGCACTGTTCATTTGTTCTCATTCTTTCCTAGGCAGAAACCAGGGTGGAAATACCATCAGCAACGATGCTCCAGGGTAGGTCTTACATGAGGGGCCTTGATAAGAAGGGCAGCTCTCTGCTTCTGTAGCTGATGGATAAGGACAATAGCTTGGCCAAAAGAAGCTACCAAGAGCTGGCAGGATGAGTTACAGCTCACCTTCTGTGCATGACTTGTATCACAGCACCACCACCACGGCCAAGCCAGACCCAGGGACAACTTTGGATGTGACTGTACCAGAAACAGCCACCATAAGCCCTGAGACTACCAGTTTCAACAGCACCAAAATCCCAGATGTGGCCAGCAATGGACCTGGCATGAGCACAATGCTGCTGTCCTTCGGGATCATTACTGTGATTGGATTGGCTGTAGCTGTGGTAAGAGACCCCTGCTAAATATTTGTCTGTTGAGGGTGGAGGGGGGCAAAGGGGCTCTAGGACTGACTTGTGTTGAATTAATTTGTGTTCTACTAAAGGCTCACCCAGAATTTCTGGAAGCTGACAGTTCTGAGATCTCTTTAAGGACTTTATCCAGTGCTCCAGTATTTCTGCAGGCTCCCTGAGGTCTGGTCCAGACATGGATGCTCAGCAGGCCTAAAGGAAGCCATATGTAGTATCAATATTTACTTTTAATAACAACAGGAAGCAGGTTCTGTTCTGACTTGTTCACTGGAACAGCTGCATTGATTTACACCTTGTCAATAGGGGGGGCTGCAAGAAGTTCATCCAAATTAACTTTTAAAGCAGACTGTTGACCCACGTCCATCTCTCCTGTGGCCTTTAACTTTTGGAGTTAAAGTGCCCTGAATCAATTTTAGCTAGACTCATTCTGGACTGCATTTCCAAGGTTCTGCATGCTGGGTATCAGCAGAGTCCTTGAGGATTTGCTGTGTAACTAACCTTGCCATTAATGCTGTAAGCAGAAGTTTTCAGAACTATAGTCACGGGCCAGGCAAGTGCTGCAGCTCTTCTTATGATGTATAACCAGATCATTTACCTGCCAACAGAGAACAAAAGGTAGCAGCAAGCTCCCACTCCTCATGTGAGGAAGAGCTTCAGTAATACAACCATCAAAGGAGCCTACAGAAAGGGACTACTGCAACATTTCATTGCAGGCCCAAGGAGGACTTTTTCCAAAAGCGTAAGAGACCCTGGAAAGATTATCCTGGCAACGGTCATAAGTTCCCAAGAGCAACATCCAGCGTTGGTAATTCTCAGAACAAGGCTCTGGAGGCCAAAAGCCTCCCTTTCTTCCCAGCAGAGCCACTCTTGCTGGCTGACACGAGGCAAGTCACTGAGCATGTCCTCTTTGCTTCTTCCCTTCATAGTGGGGAGTGGGTAACAGCACTTCTATGCTGTAGGGAATTTACAGATGAAAACCACAAAGGGAAGGTTCTTCATCCACTCTTTAATTGCAACATATGTCCTGCAGCCACCAGAAATGTGCTGAGCTACACCTAATAATAATACACCTAACACTCTTACTACTACTAACACCTCTAATACTAGGCCACTGGAGCACTTAGTGCCAGCTGTGATGTGCTGCCAAGCTTACACAGATGCATATGAAATTCCATGTGTGATTGGCACTTCCCCTGCTTTGATGTGCAGTGACACTACACTTGCTGCACCTGCTGTGTGTCCTGTGCCCAAAATTTCTCAGCTGTTCCCAATCCTACTGGGGCTGTTGTAACGggagttttctttctccttcaggtTCTCTATatcaggaagaggaggaggtaaGTCTGTTGTTGGCTGAAGGGAATTCAGTGCTTCAAAATGCAGAGGAAGCTATGGAGgagacagggaatggggaagaggggaagggatGTCTGTCTGAGAACAAGCCTCTGGGGATCAGCTGCATGTGAATGATGCTGGGGTGGGGACACTGCTCTCCTGGTGCTGGCCCAGCTTCTAATACCAGTGAGTCAAAGACTCCTCCACAGCTTTGGAAAGGGAAGCATGGCTGAACAGGAGGCTGGGGATCCTACAAATTCTTTGTGCCTCACCTGTGAGATAAACAGTAAAACAGAGGAGAGGATTAGGAGTGTATAAGGAAGCTAGGAACTCTGTCTTGAGAGGAGTGGATTTCACACTTCAGCCATTCCCAAATCCCTCTCTTTTCCAGCAGCTTGGACCAGCAACTCTGGCCCTGTAAGGCTGAAGGCCTCTTTAGCTGCAGTCACAGCAACTGGTGGCAGCACAAGGCAGAGATGCAGCTTTCAATCCCAAGATTTAGTGTCTTAATTTCCTTAAGCTCCTGGCTGAAAACAGAGAGGAGTGCAGCATGCAGGGAGGCACACATCTTGATTCGCTGTGACAGCCGAGACACTGGTGAAGATCCATTAGATGTGGTAGCCCCTCCCTGCCTGACTCCTTGTGGCAGGCCTGGCCATGGACTTTCAAGAAGTGCTGCTGCCCACTGTAAGATTTCCAAGCCACACCCTGAAGcccacatgtgggtactgccaCAGGAGCATAGTGCTGCTGGAGATAATGGTTATGTTGGCAAACCCATCTAGAAGCAGGGAGGGAATGTGTCATCCTAACACTTGCCAAAATAGATATTTGTGGTGACACTGCCAGGAACTGCTAATGTGTGTCTCTCACTCCCCAAAACTCAGCTACAGCCTAAGGCAGGGCTCAGTGTCTTCACAGGAGCATGCCCACCCATCCACCACCCATCTCTGAGCTGCCCAGTATTTAAGGAGACTCCTTGGAGCTCTGTCACTTGTAGCAGTGATACAAGAGTAAGAAGAGTCTGTCCACAGGCAGCAGCCTCCTATGAGAATCTgtctcttttctgtttattatggTTTTAAACTTACGTTAATGTGCTTCAGAATTAAAATACTACTCTTAGGTCACTGAGCCAAAAGTGGCCTTCTGCTGGCAGATGTGCTGTGGCATGGCAGGTCTGGCTGTTGCAGGCAGAGGGACAGAAGTCACAAAATGCATAGCCAGTCTGTCTCTTTTGTCTCACCACATAAAGCCTGATCTTCCAAGGTCTGCAGGACCTTAAATCCCTGATTCCTCTGTGCGTAATGCCTGCCAACATAGATTAGTGATGGCACTTAATCCCTGTAATTGCACTCTGTGTTTCTTCCACTCCTGCCAGCTATGTGTAGTAGGTTCTTACCTTCATCCCTGCAGGACAAGACCCTTAGCCAGCAAGAGCAACAAGATCAGAATCCCTGTGCAGCAGGAGAAAGAGCCTGCAGGAAGCCTCAGCTGTGGGgtgggcaaggcagcctgagcatTTGTCCTTCTCAGCCgaccctttcccttccctcctgtGAGCAGGTTGGAGAAGTTACGGCACCAGCTCATGCCCATGTACAACTTTGATCCCACTGAGGAACAGGATGaactggagcaggagctgctggagcacgGGCGAGATGCAGCATCTTCCCAGGCATCGCAGAGCAAGGTAGGCAGCAGGGGCCAACCAGTATGTTACTGCAACCACTGGCACCTACACTGGTTTTGTTACAGAATCAGAGAGTTTTTGTAGGCTTCTAGGGTCAAGAAACCATGTAAGACTTCAGGAGGACTTCCCCCATTTCTGCCAGCCCTGGAGATGGGGGGCTCGAGCGTTTTGGAGTGCTTAGGATGGACTGAAGAGTCAGGCAACTAGGACATAGAGCCTGGGGAGGCAACTAAactaggagaaagaaaagaataactTCAGTAAATAAGGGTGAGTTTACTACAATTTACCACCCAGGGCACCACATGGGAGCAGTAGGATGAATGCCACCTGTGGGCTTTAATGCCCACAAAGCACTGAGGCTCCTTTGCCCTGGCCCTGAAAAATACCAAGAACATATCCAGCTTTATGGCATCCCTGCTTTGCCTGAGGATGCAAGTATGGCACAAGGCCTTGCTGAGAGAAAGGCTGTAATCATAGCAGTTAACTGTGTTGCAAGCCCTGAAGGACACAAGCAGAAAGCCTGCACGTTGTGTGTGTGGCACATGTCAGCACCTCCAAGCCAGCCTtgctgggcacagggcaggCACAGTTAAggagaagagggaggagagTTCTCTATTTGAATctggagggagggaaagaaagcTTTGTCTTGACTATTTCTGAGTGTCCAGAGGCATGCAGTGTATTGAGAAATGATGAATCCCTCAGAGACCACCGTCTTACTTCACTTGTGAGTTAGGAAAGAGCCAGTTCTTTTCGGTTAAGGGTTCAAATGGGTCTTTGATGAGAGGCTGTCTCCTTCCCCAGGGTACCAAGAGGTaggagaaatagaaaagaaggGCTTCTCACCATTGTTTGCAGACAGCTtcacagtattttctgtttcctttgtcACCACACAAAAAGCCTTTCTAAAAGACAGAGCCAGCAGGGATGGTTGGAACAGGTC
This window of the Colius striatus isolate bColStr4 chromosome 15, bColStr4.1.hap1, whole genome shotgun sequence genome carries:
- the C15H3orf18 gene encoding uncharacterized protein C3orf18 homolog, which encodes MSYSSPSVHDLYHSTTTTAKPDPGTTLDVTVPETATISPETTSFNSTKIPDVASNGPGMSTMLLSFGIITVIGLAVAVVLYIRKRRRLEKLRHQLMPMYNFDPTEEQDELEQELLEHGRDAASSQASQSKILLPSQGALQRPSRLVFTDVANAINA